In Nocardioides sp. WS12, the DNA window CATCGTCATGCCGCGCTCGGCGAGATCGACCATGACGTCGAGGACTTCCTTGATCATCTCGGGGTCCAGCGCCGAGGTGGGCTCGTCGAAGAGCATCACCTTCGGCTCCATGGCCAGGGCGCGGGCGATCGCCACGCGCTGCTGCTGGCCACCGGACAACTGAGCGGGGTACTTGTCGGCCTGGTGGCCGACGCCGACCCGGTCGAGCAGTTCCCTGGCGCGGGCGTCGGCCTCGGCCTTGGGCGTCTTGCGCACCTTGATCGGCCCGAGCGTGACGTTCTCGAGGATCGTCTTGTGGGCGAAGAGGTTGAAGCTCTGGAACACCATGCCGACGTCCGCACGGTGGCGGGCCAGCGCCTTGCCCTCCTGGGGGAGGGGGGCACCGTCGACGTTGATCGTGCCCGTGTCGACGGTCTCGAGCCGGTTGATCGTGCGACACAACGTGGACTTGCCCGAGCCCGAGGGCCCGATCACCACGACCACCTCGCCGCGCGCGACAGTCAGGTTGATGTCCTGGAGTACGTGCAGTTCGCCGTACCACTTCTGGACATCAACGAGCTCGACCAACGGGTCGTTGGCACGGGTCGCTCCGCTGCTGACCGCAGCGTCGTCGGTGACGGTCATGCTTGGGGACGTTAGTCCCGCGAGGGTGCCAGCGGCTAGACCGCCACGCCACCGAGACCGATTCGTGACGCCGGGGTCATGCCGCCGAAATCAGAGGACAGCGGGTATGACGCTGAGCGCCAGCCCGACGAAGATCGCGAGGACGGCGAACGCGAGGGCCTTGCGCTGGGCCTTCTCCGAGGTCGCGGCCTCCGCGTCGGTTGCGGCCGGCAAGCCCATCCCGACCCGCCATTCGGCGTCCTCGCTCTTCCACAGCGCCGTCGGCGTGAGCGCCTCCAGCGTGGCGCCGATCAGGTACAGCAGCACGGTGAACGTGCCGCCGGCGATGGTGAGGACGGTGAGGATCGCAGACACTCCGCGGGTGTCGGTCCCGAACATCAACCCGGCGCCGAGCAGCACCGACACAACCAGCGCCGCGACGCTCAGGACGCTGCCGATCCACTCGTTGTTGCGCGCCACGAAGCCGGCGGGAACTGTCTCAGCCATGCCCTCGAGACTACCCAGCAGGTGAGCGATTCGGGTGCGGAGGCCGTGCCGCCGTACCCTTGACCGGTCATGAGCACCACGCAGAGTCCGCCCCGAACGTACGAAGTCCGCACCCACGGGTGCCAGATGAACGTGCACGACTCCGAGCGACTCTCCGGGCTGCTCGAGGACGCCGGCTATCTCGCCGTCAGTGCCGGCGACCAGGCCGATGTGGTCGTGTTCAACACCTGCGCCGTGCGCGAGAACGCCGACAACAAGCTCTACGGCAACCTGTCCCAACTCGTGCCGGTCAAGGCCGCGAACCCGGGCATGCAGATCGCCGTCGGTGGGTGCCTCGCGCAGAAGGACCGCGCCACGATCACCGAGAAGGCGCCGTACGTCGACGTCGTCTTCGGCACCCACAACATCGGCTCGCTGCCGGTGCTGCTGGAGCGCGCCCGGATCATGGAGGAGGCGCAGGTCGAGATCCTCGAGTCCCTGTCGGTCTTCCCCTCGACGCTCCCGACCAAGCGCGACTCGGCGTACGCCGCCTGGGTGTCGGTGTCGGTCGGCTGCAACAACACCTGCACGTTCTGCATCGTCCCGGCGCTGCGCGGCAAGGAGCAGGACCGCCGGCCCGGCGAGATCCTCGCCGAGATCGAGGCGCTGGTCGCAGAAGGCGTCTCCGAGATCACCCTGCTGGGCCAGAACGTCAACGCGTACGGCGTGGAGTTCGGTGATCGCCAGGCGTTCTCGAAGCTGTTGCGGGCGTGCGGCTCGATCGAGGGCCTGGACCGGGTGCGGTTCACCAGCCCCCACCCGGCGGAGTTCACCGACGACGTCATCGAGGCGATGGCCGAGACGCCGAACGTGATGCCCCAGCTGCACATGCCGCTGCAGTCCGGCTCCGACAAGGTGCTCAAGGACATGCGTCGGTCCTACCGGCAGGCGAAGTACCTCGGCATCATCGAGCGGGTCCGCGCCGCGATGCCCGACGCGGCGATCACCACCGACATCATCGTGGGCTTCCCCGGCGAGACCGACGAGGACTTCGAGCAGACCCTCGAGGTCGTCCGGCAGGCCAGGTTCGCCGGTGCCTTCACGTTCAAGTACTCCAAGCGACCCGGCACCCCTGCCGCCACCCTCGAGGGCCAGGTCTCCCCGGAGGTCGTCCAGGAGCGGTACCTGCGGCTCGCGGAACTCGTCGCCCAGATCGCCTGGGAAGAGAACAAGCTGCTCGTCGGCCGTGAGGTCGAACTGATGGTCTCCGAGGGCGAGGGTCGCAAGGACGCCGAGACGCACCGCCTCTCCGGACGCGGGCCCGACAACCGGCTCGTGCACTTCGAGGCGGACTTCTCGCTGGTCGAGGGTGCACCGCGACCCGGCGACATCGTCACCGTCGTGATCACGCACGGTGCCCCGCACCACCTGATCGCCGACGGCCCGGTGCGGGCGCTTCGTCGTACTCGCTCCGGAGACGCGTGGGACCGGATTTCGACAGGCTCAACCAGCGGGGTCCAGGCACCTTCGGGTGTCGGCCTCGGGATGCCGGCCATCGGCGTCCCCGCTCCGTTGCCCGCCGGCCCGGTCTGCGGCTGAGGCGGATCACCCATGCCCGCCGACGCTCCGACCATCCTCGCCACGTCCGGCGGGGTGGTTCCGAGTGACCGGAACAAGTGGTCCGTCGGACCGCTGACCAACTACGCCGTCGACCTCGCGGGGGTGACCGGCCGCGCACCGCGGGTGTGCTTCCTCGCCACCGCGTGCGGCGACCAGCCGTCGCTGATCGCCGACTTCTACGACATGGCGCAGGAGTCGGGGTTCCACGGAAACCATCTCGAGTTGTTCCCGATGCCCAATGTCGACGACATGCGCGAGCACCTGCTGTCCCAGGACGTCATCTGGGTCTGGGGCGGCAGCGTCGCCGGCCTGCTGGCGATGTGGGACCTGCACGGCGTCGGTGACCTGATGCGCGAAGCGTGGGAGGCGGGCGTCGTCCTCACGGGAGTGTCGGCCGGCTCGATCTGCTGGCACCGCGGCGGTACGACGGAT includes these proteins:
- a CDS encoding amino acid ABC transporter ATP-binding protein, whose product is MVELVDVQKWYGELHVLQDINLTVARGEVVVVIGPSGSGKSTLCRTINRLETVDTGTINVDGAPLPQEGKALARHRADVGMVFQSFNLFAHKTILENVTLGPIKVRKTPKAEADARARELLDRVGVGHQADKYPAQLSGGQQQRVAIARALAMEPKVMLFDEPTSALDPEMIKEVLDVMVDLAERGMTMIVVTHEMGFARTAANRVVFMADGRMVETADPETFFTNPQSDRAKDFLGKILKH
- the miaB gene encoding tRNA (N6-isopentenyl adenosine(37)-C2)-methylthiotransferase MiaB; translated protein: MSTTQSPPRTYEVRTHGCQMNVHDSERLSGLLEDAGYLAVSAGDQADVVVFNTCAVRENADNKLYGNLSQLVPVKAANPGMQIAVGGCLAQKDRATITEKAPYVDVVFGTHNIGSLPVLLERARIMEEAQVEILESLSVFPSTLPTKRDSAYAAWVSVSVGCNNTCTFCIVPALRGKEQDRRPGEILAEIEALVAEGVSEITLLGQNVNAYGVEFGDRQAFSKLLRACGSIEGLDRVRFTSPHPAEFTDDVIEAMAETPNVMPQLHMPLQSGSDKVLKDMRRSYRQAKYLGIIERVRAAMPDAAITTDIIVGFPGETDEDFEQTLEVVRQARFAGAFTFKYSKRPGTPAATLEGQVSPEVVQERYLRLAELVAQIAWEENKLLVGREVELMVSEGEGRKDAETHRLSGRGPDNRLVHFEADFSLVEGAPRPGDIVTVVITHGAPHHLIADGPVRALRRTRSGDAWDRISTGSTSGVQAPSGVGLGMPAIGVPAPLPAGPVCG
- a CDS encoding peptidase E, with product MPADAPTILATSGGVVPSDRNKWSVGPLTNYAVDLAGVTGRAPRVCFLATACGDQPSLIADFYDMAQESGFHGNHLELFPMPNVDDMREHLLSQDVIWVWGGSVAGLLAMWDLHGVGDLMREAWEAGVVLTGVSAGSICWHRGGTTDSFGPDLRPITNGLGLVPYSNGVHYDSEEQRRPLFQSLIASGELPAGYATDDGVGVLYRGTEFVEALTERDGSAAYFVEPGPDGTAIETQLDTRLLR